A genomic window from Labeo rohita strain BAU-BD-2019 chromosome 6, IGBB_LRoh.1.0, whole genome shotgun sequence includes:
- the prkag1 gene encoding 5'-AMP-activated protein kinase subunit gamma-1 isoform X1, translated as MECVPAVLDELDGKKEVHIEDPEYNVYTRFMKSHRCYDLVPTSSKLVVFDTSLQVKKAFFALVSNGVRAAPLWDSKKQCFVGMLTITDFINILHRYYKSPLVQIYELEEHKIETWREVYLQDSFKPLVSISPNASLYDAVSSLLKHKIHRLPVIDPLTGNTLYILTHKRILKFLKLFISEMPKPAFLSQTLEELNIGTFDNIAVVHADTPLYAALGIFVDQRVSALPVVDENGRVVDIYSKFDVINLAAEKTYNNLDITVTKALQHRSQYFEGVLTCRANETLQAIINRLVEAEVHRLVIVDEQEVVKGIVSLSDILQALVLTNGDDGKTTL; from the exons ATGGAGTGT GTTCCTGCTGTTCTAGATGAGTTGGATGGTAAAAAGGAGGTGCACATAGAGG ATCCTGAGTATAATGTCTATACACGCTTCATGAAATCCCACCGCTGCTATGATCTGGTGCCCACTAGCTCGAAGTTAGTGGTGTTTGACACTTCTCTACAG GTGAAGAAGGCATTCTTTGCCCTAGTGTCTAATGGGGTGAGAGCAGCGCCTCTCTGGGACAGCAAGAAGCAATGCTTTGTTG GTATGCTGACCATCACAGATTTCATCAATATACTTCATCGCTATTACAAGTCTCCTCTG gTCCAGATATATGAGTTAGAAGAACACAAAATAGAAACATGGAGAG aGGTCTACTTACAAGACTCCTTCAAACCTCTCGTTAGCATATCGCCCAATGCCAG cCTATATGATGCAGTTTCATCTCTACTGAAGCATAAAATCCACAGGTTACCCGTCATTGATCCTCTAACAGGAAACACACTCTACATCCTGACACACAAGAGGATCCTCAAATTCCTGAAACTCTTT ATATCTGAGATGCCCAAACCTGCGTTTCTGTCTCAGACGCTGGAGGAGTTGAACATCGGAACGTTTGACAACATCGCAGTGGTTCACGCCGATACGCCGCTCTATGCCGCACTCGGCATCTTCGTGGATCAGAGAGTGTCCGCCCTTCCTGTGGTGGATGAAAATG GACGTGTGGTCGACATTTACTCCAAGTTTGATGTTATA AATCTGGCAGCTGAGAAGACGTACAATAACCTGGACATCACTGTGACTAAAGCCCTCCAGCATCGCTCGCAGTATTTTGAGGGTGTGCTCACCTGCCGAGCCAATGAGACGCTACAGGCCATTATCAACCGACTGGTGGAGGCTGAG GTTCACAGGTTAGTGATTGTGGATGAGCAGGAGGTTGTGAAAGGCATCGTGTCTCTGTCTGATATCTTACAGGCGCTGGTGCTCACCAATGGTGATGACGGTAAGACTACATTATGA
- the prkag1 gene encoding 5'-AMP-activated protein kinase subunit gamma-1 isoform X2, translating to MECVPAVLDELDGKKEVHIEDPEYNVYTRFMKSHRCYDLVPTSSKLVVFDTSLQVKKAFFALVSNGVRAAPLWDSKKQCFVGMLTITDFINILHRYYKSPLVQIYELEEHKIETWREVYLQDSFKPLVSISPNASLYDAVSSLLKHKIHRLPVIDPLTGNTLYILTHKRILKFLKLFISEMPKPAFLSQTLEELNIGTFDNIAVVHADTPLYAALGIFVDQRVSALPVVDENGRVVDIYSKFDVINLAAEKTYNNLDITVTKALQHRSQYFEGVLTCRANETLQAIINRLVEAEVHRLVIVDEQEVVKGIVSLSDILQALVLTNGDDGSA from the exons ATGGAGTGT GTTCCTGCTGTTCTAGATGAGTTGGATGGTAAAAAGGAGGTGCACATAGAGG ATCCTGAGTATAATGTCTATACACGCTTCATGAAATCCCACCGCTGCTATGATCTGGTGCCCACTAGCTCGAAGTTAGTGGTGTTTGACACTTCTCTACAG GTGAAGAAGGCATTCTTTGCCCTAGTGTCTAATGGGGTGAGAGCAGCGCCTCTCTGGGACAGCAAGAAGCAATGCTTTGTTG GTATGCTGACCATCACAGATTTCATCAATATACTTCATCGCTATTACAAGTCTCCTCTG gTCCAGATATATGAGTTAGAAGAACACAAAATAGAAACATGGAGAG aGGTCTACTTACAAGACTCCTTCAAACCTCTCGTTAGCATATCGCCCAATGCCAG cCTATATGATGCAGTTTCATCTCTACTGAAGCATAAAATCCACAGGTTACCCGTCATTGATCCTCTAACAGGAAACACACTCTACATCCTGACACACAAGAGGATCCTCAAATTCCTGAAACTCTTT ATATCTGAGATGCCCAAACCTGCGTTTCTGTCTCAGACGCTGGAGGAGTTGAACATCGGAACGTTTGACAACATCGCAGTGGTTCACGCCGATACGCCGCTCTATGCCGCACTCGGCATCTTCGTGGATCAGAGAGTGTCCGCCCTTCCTGTGGTGGATGAAAATG GACGTGTGGTCGACATTTACTCCAAGTTTGATGTTATA AATCTGGCAGCTGAGAAGACGTACAATAACCTGGACATCACTGTGACTAAAGCCCTCCAGCATCGCTCGCAGTATTTTGAGGGTGTGCTCACCTGCCGAGCCAATGAGACGCTACAGGCCATTATCAACCGACTGGTGGAGGCTGAG GTTCACAGGTTAGTGATTGTGGATGAGCAGGAGGTTGTGAAAGGCATCGTGTCTCTGTCTGATATCTTACAGGCGCTGGTGCTCACCAATGGTGATGACG GAAGTGCTTGA
- the LOC127166671 gene encoding regulator of G-protein signaling protein-like: MKTRHISKKHGYQQEKAINMELKFLLKDEVFVDFFNTFLSLPVFGQTPLHMLNENKWLMWPNVPFARVNTGAFLKWLETHRLIFFKQTELYHNFVLCTEILDFVSSKSTEDLKWTPADQWLLRKCLGSVRGIQRFRSFLKATAEEELLLFCVRVSMLFSIKEEENEHEYQTLNLQALQTAIRLFHLSEASAILSVCHIHTDDMTELLSKECSLSSQKRVLVDMRKKVLCRLQSYWLPQFLHCCKSWLWRVPECQRIVEKYTSFSCPPAPSHSSRKREQCKTNPTPSPAKSYCSKHSKWHLWSSYKPNTVRSQPNSICLWLPPTRQEDLKGSQCSNIAHTETSVQAIVHHTCVQTPACQIPRCVSVHTPPSDVHCYLQPALSAEALAGGPFRSYLRAQNLVEKQRMLDLLEDLDFFLLLVLKAQGEDPVCTQRQTMAQRITETYLKENMPCYGLDSNTSHHLRSLLPSTAAVPWIYRAKYEICKELQDVYDSFLDAEDKALVSHLSSHSEESEEQLIFCGFETETEACFTQTEALVLCGGCCSRLDPDALAQDSWALVGLQDLRRGGSLLHKYNTDASEEPKITTESDTTAPLTQDVPMSKAKCPDNLQMKTLKKDSIIFEKPSTKPRSFEEVLTTSQYTGHFRQFLQEHNADGALLFIQEAESLRTVEPKRQKAKIRAIVDKFFRRQDPMEYLQCSADIISSVTQMDVVPQEIIFTIQHLVAKSLEATWFKLYQETFYFCSPVSSESNVKGPLLLDKLKTNAWTVFSRFIRSVTKFLSALEDRDFRNEFEDYLIHNYKHFSQPCTVRSKAQQSSDISSDGEKFKPKIRSIINKTVTVEFLVNDLSFYMECERFRHLADAGDIMASEGMYSENDYAMLHQKAELIINIFLHSNLTPKLMINTSEAQKDAILQRFASGKVDRTLFYPAMMDVFPVLVFCWKKFCSLTVMKRLYPTEALRNQKVSSHLQELRPLNILQEIKTIRSNEVKDAILRFSTQHGLTLLLPQTPHSHSITPSQQPSAR; encoded by the exons ATGAAAACACGGCACATCagcaaaaaacatggttatcAGCAGG AGAAAGCCATCAACATGGAGCTCAAGTTTCTTCTGAAAGATGAAGTTTTTGTGGATTTCTTCAATACATTTCTAAGCCTTCCA GTGTTTGGGCAAACCCCTCTCCACATGCTCAATGAAAACAAGTGGTTAATGTGGCCAAATGTGCCATTTGCTCGG GTGAACACTGGAGCATTTCTGAAATGGTTAGAAACACATCGGTTGATTTTCTTCAAACAAACAGAGCTCTATCACAATTTTGTTCTCTGCACAGAGATTCTTGACTTTGTATCCTCTAAATCCACAG AGGACTTGAAATGGACTCCGGCGGATCAGTGGCTGTTAAGAAAATGTCTCGGCAGCGTGAGGGGAATTCAGAGATTTCGTTCTTTTCTCAAGGCCACTGCTG AGGAGGAGCttcttctgttctgtgtgaGAGTGTCCATGTTGTTCAGtataaaagaagaagaaaatgaacATGAGTATCAGACTTTAAATCTTCAAGCACTTCAGACAGCGATCAGACTCTTTCACCTGAGCGAAGCCTCTGCCATCCTGTCTGTCTGCCATATACACACAG atgacaTGACTGAGCTCTTGTCCAAAGAGTGCTCACTTAGTTCCCAGAAGCGTGTTTTGGTGGACATGAGAAAGAAAGTTCTGTGTCGACTGCAGTCGTATTGGCTTCCTCAGTTCTTACACTGCTGTAAATCCTGGCTGTGGCGTGTGCCTGAATGTCAGCGCATTGTCGAGAAATACACTTCCTTTTCTTGTCCTCCTGCTCCATCTCACTCTTCGCGTAAGCGTGAGCAGTGCAAGACGAATCCCACACCAAGCCCTGCTAAATCCTACTGCAGTAAACACAGCAAATGGCACCTTTGGAGTTCATATAAACCAAACACAGTCCGTTCGCAGCCCAACAGCATCTGCTTGTGGCTTCCACCAACCAGGCAGGAGGATCTAAAGGGTTCCCAGTGTTCAAATATAGCACATACAGAAACCTCTGTCCAAGCTATTGTCCATCACACATGTGTCCAAACCCCGGCGTGTCAGATTCCCCGCTGCGTGAGCGTTCATACTCCACCATCAGATGTTCACTGCTATCTGCAGCCGGCACTGTCTGCCGAGGCCTTGGCTGGAGGTCCTTTTAGGTCTTATCTAAGAGCCCAAAACCTGGTGGAAAAGCAGCGGATGCTGGATCTGTTGGAGGATCTGGACTTTTTCCTCCTGCTGGTTCTGAAAGCACAAGGAGAAGATCCAGTCTGCACACAGAGACAGACCATGGCCCAGCGGATAACAGAGACGTACCTGAAAGAGAACATGCCATGCTATGGACTGGATTCAAACACCAGCCACCATCTGCGTTCGCTTTTACCATCCACTGCAGCTGTTCCATGGATTTACAGggctaaatatgaaatatgcaaG GAACTACAAGATGTTTATGACTCATTTTTAGATGCAGAGGATAAAGCTCTAGTATCTCACCTG AGTTCACACAGTGAGGAGTCTGAAGAACAGCTGATTTTCTGTGGTTTTGAGACAGAAACAGAAGCTTGCTTCACTCAGACGGAGGCATTAGTGTTGTGTGGAGGATGCTGCAGTCGTCTCGACCCCGACGCTCTGGCTCAGGACAGCTGGGCTTTAGTGGGCCTGCAAGACCTGCGGAGAGGAGGATCACTGCTGCACAAGTACAACACAG ATGCGTCTGAGGAGCCAAAGATCACAACAGAGAGTGATACTACAGCACCCCTCACTCAAG ATGTGCCCATGTCTAAAGCCAAATGTCCTGATAATCTCCAGATGAAAACTCTTAAGAAGGACAGCATTATTTTTGAAAAGCCATCTACAAAACCCAG GTCATTTGAAGAGGTCCTCACAACTTCTCAGTACACTGGTCATTTCAGACAATTCCTGCAGGAGCACAATGCAGACGGAGCGCTGCTCTTCATACAGGAAGCAGAATCTTTGCGCACCGTCGAACCCAAACGACAGAAGGCGAAAATCCGTGCCATTGTAGACAAATTCTTTAGGCGACAAGATCCCA TGGAGTACCTGCAGTGCAGCGCTGACATCATCAGCAGTGTGACGCAGATGGACGTGGTTCCTCAAGAAATCATCTTCACCATTCAGCACCTGGTTGCCAAGTCACTGGAAGCCACATG GTTCAAACTGTATcaggaaacattttatttttgttcccCCGTTTCATCTGAATCGAATGTGAAAGGTCCTCTGCTGCTGGACAAActg AAGACAAATGCGTGGACAGTTTTCAGCCGCTTCATCCGCAGTGTGACGAAGTTTCTATCCGCACTAGAGGACCGTGACTTCAGGAATGAGTTTGAAGACTATCTGATACACAACTACAAGCATTTCTCGCAGC CTTGCACTGTTCGCTCCAAAGCCCAGCAGTCCTCCGATATCAGCAGCGATGGAGAGAAGTTTAAACCCAAGATACGAAGCATTATCAACAAAACAGTTACAGTGGAGTTCTTAGTCAATGATCTTTCCTTCTACATGGAGTGTGAGAG GTTCAGGCATTTGGCAGACGCAGGCGATATAATGGCATCAGAAGGCATGTATAGCGAGAATGATTATGCCATGCTTCACCAGAAGGCTGAGCTGATCATCAACATATTTCTCCACTCAAATCTCACTCCAAAGCTCATG atcaACACCAGTGAGGCTCAGAAAGATGCCATACTGCAGCGCTTTGCCTCTGGGAAGGTTGACCGAACTCTCTTCTATCCGGCTATGATGGACGTGTTTCCAGTTCTCGTCTTCTGCTGGAAAAA ATTTTGTAGTCTGACGGTGATGAAGCGTCTGTACCCCACTGAAGCACTGAGGAATCAGAAAGTGTCCTCTCATCTGCAGGAACTGCGTCCTTTAAACATCCTGCAGGAGATTAAGACGATCAGATCTAATGAAG TTAAAGATGCCATCCTGCGTTTCTCCACCCAACACGGCCTCACACTGCTGCTGCCGCAGACGCCACACAGCCACAGCATTACTCCTTCCCAGCAGCCCTCAGCCagataa